A DNA window from Ipomoea triloba cultivar NCNSP0323 chromosome 10, ASM357664v1 contains the following coding sequences:
- the LOC116033589 gene encoding cysteine-rich receptor-like protein kinase 2, translating into MKKTALLVPMPYVPLIVLVTTLVLLDVCIGAPRTETVKMICTHKVENNFSVFVPNFVATMENISTQMRTQGWGVSTIGKGPDANFGLAQCYGDLSLLDCVLCYAEARTVLPQCFPYNGGRIYLDGCFMRAENYSFFPQSLGAEDTYVCGNKTRKDGLFQDTAKRAVLQAVSNAPNNNGYARVELPKPGRHRESAAYVLANCWKTVNASGCRRCLEHAAKSMLKCLPWSEARALYTGCFMRYSDTNFLNSVPSTGTSSSRANLILIVALVVCSAILFVVGVVIGVYIWKQKRLEKKRKGPNDVKKLVKILHDSSLNFKYSTLEKATGSFDEANKLGQGGYGIVYKGVLVDGRDVAVKRLFFNNKHRATDFYNEVNIISQVEHKNLVRLLGCSCSGPESLLVYEFLPNLSLDRFIFDQNRGKGLNWEKRFSIIIGTAEGLVYLHENLNIRIIHRDIKASNILLDSRFQAKIADFGLARSFQDDKSHISTAIAGTLGYMAPEYLANGQLTEKADIYSFGVLLLEIVTGRQNNRSKNTEYADSIVNIAWMHFQEGTAEELFDPNLMLHNYDDVSVKSEVLRVLQVGLLCIQEMPSLRPSMSKVLQMLVKKEEELPPPTNPPFLDEKTMEFKNSWDSPMYRLKNEDFASNASLSHSTFYPR; encoded by the exons ATGAAGAAAACAGCCCTTTTGGTCCCAATGCCATATGTTCCTTTGATAGTACTTGTGACAACTCTGGTTTTACTAGATGTTTGCATTGGTGCCCCAAGAACTGAAACAGTCAAAATGATTTGTACACACAAAGTGGAGAATAACTTCTCAGTTTTCGTCCCAAATTTTGTTGCAACCATGGAGAACATAAGCACCCAAATGCGCACTCAAGGCTGGGGTGTTTCAACAATCGGCAAAGGACCCGATGCCAACTTTGGACTGGCGCAATGCTATGGCGATCTTTCCTTACTCGATTGCGTATTGTGCTATGCCGAAGCACGCACTGTTCTGCCCCAGTGCTTCCCTTACAATGGCGGCAGAATTTATCTGGACGGTTGTTTCATGCGCGCTGAGAACTATAGCTTCTTTCCACAGAGTTTAGGTGCAGAGGACACATATGTTTGTGGGAACAAAACTAGGAAGGATGGCTTGTTCCAAGATACAGCTAAGAGGGCTGTGTTGCAG GCAGTTTCAAACGCTCCAAATAACAATGGCTACGCGCGTGTTGAACTCCCAAAACCTGGGAGACACCGTGAGTCGGCGGCATATGTTTTGGCCAATTGTTGGAAGACTGTGAATGCCAGCGGTTGCCGAAGATGTTTGGAGCATGCGGCTAAGTCCATGTTGAAATGCCTGCCTTGGTCTGAGGCTCGTGCGTTGTACACTGGCTGCTTCATGAGATACTCTGACACCAACTTTCTTAATTCTGTTCCATCTACTGGAACCTCATCTTCAAGAG CAAATCTAATACTCATTGTAGCGTTAGTTGTTTGCTCTGCAATTCTTTTTGTCGTGGGGGTTGTCATTGGCGTTTACATTTGGAAACAGAAAAGActagagaagaaaagaaaag GTCCAAATGATGTCAAGAAATTAGTGAAAATCCTTCATGACAGCAGCTTGAACTTCAAATATTCCACACTCGAGAAAGCTACCGGATCTTTTGATGAAGCCAACAAGCTAGGACAAGGCGGATATGGCATTGTTTACAAg GGGGTTTTAGTAGATGGAAGAGATGTTGCAGTGAAAAGGCTGttttttaataacaaacatCGAGCAACAGATTTTTACAATGAAGTTAACATTATTAGCCAAGTAGAGCACAAAAATCTCGTCAGATTATTGGGTTGCAGCTGTTCTGGACCCGAAAGCCTTCTTGTATATGAATTTCTACCAAATCTGAGTCTTGATCGCTTCATTTTTG ATCAAAACAGAGGCAAAGGTTTAAACTGGGAAAAGAGATTCAGCATAATTATAGGAACAGCAGAAGGATTAGTATACCTTCATGAAAACTTGAACATACGCATTATTCACCGAGATATCAAAGCCAGCAATATTTTGTTAGACTCGAGGTTCCAAGCCAAAATTGCAGATTTTGGATTGGCTAGATCTTTCCAAGATGATAAGAGCCATATAAGCACTGCTATTGCCGGGACATT GGGATACATGGCTCCCGAGTACCTAGCCAACGGACAATTGACAGAAAAGGCAGATATTTACAGTTTTGGAGTATTACTATTGGAAATTGTAACGGGAAGGCAAAACAACAGGAGCAAAAACACAGAATACGCAGACAGCATAGTGAATATA GCATGGATGCATTTCCAAGAGGGGACAGCGGAAGAGTTGTTTGATCCAAACCTAATGCTTCATAACTACGACGATGTGAGTGTGAAATCTGAGGTTCTAAGGGTGCTTCAAGTTGGGCTATTATGCATACAAGAGATGCCATCACTAAGGCCATCCATGTCCAAGGTGTTACAAATGCTTGTGAAGAAGGAAGAAGAGTTGCCTCCTCCTACTAATCCTCCTTTCCTGGATGAGAAAACCATGGAATTTAAGAATTCTTGGGATAGCCCAATGTACCGTCTCAAAAACGAAGACTTTGCTTCAAATGCCAGTTTGTCTCACAGCACTTTCTACCCCAGGTGA